Proteins encoded within one genomic window of Lusitaniella coriacea LEGE 07157:
- a CDS encoding ArsR/SmtB family transcription factor produces the protein MKPLYHPNANQITLAGVLYALGDPARLEIVELLSQQGEQPCSAFNCDLAKSTVSHHFKILRESGVIYSCKSGTQHLNSLRKEELDRLFPGLLDAVLNSVANPE, from the coding sequence ATGAAACCGCTTTATCATCCCAACGCCAATCAAATTACCCTGGCAGGGGTACTTTACGCCCTGGGCGATCCCGCGCGTTTGGAAATTGTAGAACTGCTTTCCCAGCAAGGCGAACAACCTTGCTCTGCTTTCAACTGCGATCTGGCAAAATCCACCGTTTCCCATCATTTCAAGATTTTGCGAGAGTCCGGGGTAATTTATTCGTGCAAATCGGGAACCCAGCACTTGAATTCCTTGCGAAAAGAAGAGTTAGATCGGCTATTTCCGGGGTTATTAGATGCCGTTTTGAATAGCGTTGCGAATCCTGAATAG